The genomic region AACCTGGAGGCCGATGCCATCCGCTCTTTCCGGAACGTGGTGCGCTTGCTCGACCAAAATCCCCCTGACGAACTTGTGCCCAACTCCGACGGGCTGGCGGTTGGAGAACTACAAGAGTTGGCTCATATGCACATCGAAACGCTAAACGAACCATGAATGTAACACTCGAAGAAATCAATGCGGAGCGTAAGCCGGAAGGCCCGTTGTGTCGTGACGAAAGCTCTGCCCCGGCCACCGAGAATGCAGCAGCGGCCGTGGCTAAAGAGTTTCGTCGCCGAGCGAAAATGTTGGCGCAGCGCTCCAGCCGCCGTGAGTCGAGCGGCGAAACGTGCGCCGTGCTGGCATTCAAGCTGTCGGCGGAGCGCTACGGCATCAAGCTTTCCCGCATCGTTCAGGTCTATCCTTGCGTCAATTGCTCGCCCCTTCCCGGTGCTCCGCCGGAACTATTGGGCGTTGTCAATATCCGAGGCCGCATTTACTCCGTGCTCGATCTGGCGCAAATGATGGGATTATCCAAGTCCGACGACCTACAGCGCGGAGCCATCGTGTTGGCTCGGCACGCCGGAATCGAAGTCGGACTGCGAGTCGACGAAGTGGAGCAAATCGAGCTGTTTTCGCTGGATCAGTTGATTGCGACCAGCGACGATCTGGCCGCTTTGTCTACAGCGTATGTGCAGAGACGAACCGCCAATGG from Pirellulales bacterium harbors:
- a CDS encoding chemotaxis protein CheW encodes the protein MNVTLEEINAERKPEGPLCRDESSAPATENAAAAVAKEFRRRAKMLAQRSSRRESSGETCAVLAFKLSAERYGIKLSRIVQVYPCVNCSPLPGAPPELLGVVNIRGRIYSVLDLAQMMGLSKSDDLQRGAIVLARHAGIEVGLRVDEVEQIELFSLDQLIATSDDLAALSTAYVQRRTANGLAVLNLAAVFSHPVFFAGGRTGMRTTSNVNVKSDAAHSPPPPEQFLHHSFPGDVSV